In Lysinibacillus sp. 2017, the DNA window ATTGTGCAAGACTTACGTGAGCGTGTAACAGGCGATCGTTCAAATAAAGAATTATTTATTGATAGTATTAAAGCAAGTGGTGAAGACAATAATGCAAAGTTAATCGCAACCTATTTTAATGCGGTAGGTCTTCCAGCAAAATATGTTAGTCCGAAAGAGGGGCTAATCGTCAACGATTTACCAGAGCGTACCTATGCACTTCCTGAAGCATATGAAAACTTACAAAAATTAAAAGATGAACAAGAAATTATTATTTTCCCAGGATTCTTCGGTTATACAAAAGCGGGAATTTTACGTACGTTTGATCGAGGTGGCTCGGACATAACTGGTTCGATATTAGCTTCTGCAGTTGGAGCGGACCTTTATGAAAACTTTACAGATGTAGATTGCGTTTTTGCCGCTAATCCGAAAATAGTCAATGATCCGATTGATATTAAAGAAATTACGTACCGTGAAATGCGTGAACTTTCCTATGCAGGCTTTTCTGTGTTTCATGACGAAGCACTGATGCCAGTTTATAAACAAGGGATACCGGTTAATATTAAAAATACAAATAATCCATCAGCACCAGGGACACACATATTACCTACACGTCCTCTAACAAATCGACCTGTAACAGGGATTTCCGCGGATGGTGGCTTCTCGATATTATATGTATCTAAATATTTAATGAACCGAGAAATTGGCTTCGGTCGTAAGTTACTTCAAATTATTGAAGAGGAAAACATTTCATACGATCATACACCTTCAGGGCTAGATGATATTTCGGTTATTATGCGCTCAAACCAGCTAACTGCAGCAATAGAAAAACGCATTATCGAACGTGTGAAAACCGAATTATGCGCAGATGATGTACATTTTAGGCATGATTTATCTATGATTGTTATTGTGGGTGAAGGTATGCGTAATAACACAGGCTTAGCAGCACGCGCGGCAACCGCTATTTCTAAAACAGGTGCCAATATTGAAATGATCAACCAAGGTTCATCAGAAGTGAGCTTAGTGTTTGGCGTGCGTTCTCAATACGAAGTTCAGATTTTAAAAAGTCTGTATGAAGAGTTTTTCGCAGCCATATCAATCGTTTGAAATGAAGAGAACAAGTCGAATCCATAAGGGGTTCGGCTTTTTTTCTTGTATAATAAAAACCAACATGTGAGAATAGTTAGAGGTTGCTCGTAGGAGGCGTTAACATGAAAATTGAAATCTTCTCTGACTTTGCTTGTCCGTTTTGTTATATTGCAAAAACGAGATTATATGAAGCAATTGAACAATTACATTTACAAGATGAAGTAACTATTGAATATAAAGCCTATTCGTTAAATCCATCTGCTTCCAAAACAGAAGTGATACCTTATAAAAAAGCAATGCTTGAATTAAAAGGGTTGTCACAAAATAAATTGGATGAAGTAACGGAATCGATACAAACTCATGCAAGTGAGGTAGGCCTTACATTCGATTTTGACAACATCATTTTAGCGAA includes these proteins:
- a CDS encoding aspartate kinase — its product is MIVCKFGGTSVASAEQIKKVANIVKSNPERKIVAVSAPGKRSSDDIKVTDLLIDLADTALAGGDAESKIEIVVNRYRAITNGLGLDDTIIDIIVQDLRERVTGDRSNKELFIDSIKASGEDNNAKLIATYFNAVGLPAKYVSPKEGLIVNDLPERTYALPEAYENLQKLKDEQEIIIFPGFFGYTKAGILRTFDRGGSDITGSILASAVGADLYENFTDVDCVFAANPKIVNDPIDIKEITYREMRELSYAGFSVFHDEALMPVYKQGIPVNIKNTNNPSAPGTHILPTRPLTNRPVTGISADGGFSILYVSKYLMNREIGFGRKLLQIIEEENISYDHTPSGLDDISVIMRSNQLTAAIEKRIIERVKTELCADDVHFRHDLSMIVIVGEGMRNNTGLAARAATAISKTGANIEMINQGSSEVSLVFGVRSQYEVQILKSLYEEFFAAISIV